The following are encoded together in the Acipenser ruthenus chromosome 24, fAciRut3.2 maternal haplotype, whole genome shotgun sequence genome:
- the LOC117429450 gene encoding tight junction protein ZO-1 isoform X11, with protein sequence MEETVIWEQHTVALHRAAGFGFGIAISGGKDNPHFQSGETSIVISDVLKGGPAEGLLQENDRVVMVNAVSMDNVEHAYAVQQLRKSGKNAQITIRRKKKVQIPVARTERETVSEHEEDSYEDEAYDETSARSGPSAYSSSKRSERSMAGRRDRSASRERSLSPRSDRRSVVSNLPPKPAKVTLVKSRKSEEYGLRLASHIFVKDISPESLAAKDGNIQEGDVVLKINGTVTENLSLTDAKKLIERSKGKLKMVVQRDERATLLNIPDLDDSIPSANASDRDDISEIHSLASDHSNRSHDRSRRSRSRSPDRRSEPSDHSRHSPQQISNGSHRSRDEERIAKPGAISTPVRITEEAVISKIAEQPVAKTFEERSEKQIPPLPEPKPVYAQPGQPDVDLPVSPSDAPIPSAAHDEGMLRPSMKLVKFKKGESVGLRLAGGNDVGIFVAGVLEDSPAAKEGLEEGDQILRVNNVDFANIIREEAVLFLLDLPRGEEVTILAQKKKDVYRRIVESDVGDSFYIRTHFEYEKESPYGLSFNKGEVFRVVDTLYNGKLGSWLAIRIGKNHKEVERGIIPNKNRAEQLSSVQYTLPKTAGGDRADFWRFRGLRSSKRNLRKSREDLTAQPVQSKYPAYERVVLREAGFLRPVVIFGPIADVAREKLGREEPDLFELARSEPRDAGTDQRNSGIIRLHTIKQIIDRDKHAVLDITPNAVDRLNYAQWYPIVVFLNPDSKQGVKNMRTRLCSESRKSARKLYERALKLRKNNHHLFTSIINMNSMNDGWYGALKETTQQQQNQLVWVSEGRADGAPDDDLDLHDDRLSYLSAPGSEYSMYSTDSRHTSDYEDTDTEGGAYTDQELDETLNDEVGPLPESAITRSSEPVCEDPPVIQDAQAYPPYQPPVQPDPLPRTNSTGFKIPASQQKAEAVPVIPNLPHQPEPIAVVSAPSAVDNTVYVAGMNHEERAPAPQSTYSPQAGSLRRPTHELARSMLNDPEQSRSPLAEPPKQMYKKDPYGVDEPLRQNHGIKEPVVAHPVNRYEQEPPPSYAPQPQYQDEQPYRDYDQPPYRYESTGNFMEQKSRSYDSHLQYETRVPPYDDQWSHYDENPSQTYPARTPFENQHPQDYDPRLHYEESTEREYTLPQPRYEEPSPLGYDNRPRYEQPAKSYGKPVQPRYEEQLRYEEQPPIGYEARPRYEPEPHAFPPPVSRSPEPNPYYDPPVRTYTQGPQRGYKPGQYEPPLNADAALPPPPQPQAKPEPPIASTKPLPPTPATEPEDDPAMKRQSVLTRVKMFENKRSVSVDRAKESGDPAAVRSAEVAPKPVTGPTTVPKANSLSRLDQEKPPYRAPEPQKPQTKPPEDIVRSNHYDPEEDEEYYRKQLSYFDRRSFDSKPAPQPTQPANRFPDPAKPVQPQTQSNYSNYSSRFLGSYTNYDYLKRNQKWGKPAELEPVDKISVVEKRYEPVPQVTPPPSQYGLPSQTLSNPSVPPPVLPKPPLSEVSSLQLDVRSSPKSKPEPPTLQTKPTTVKPNNREDTVQSNYLQQKSFPEKAPVNGTDQPPKPVTSSYNRFNPKPYTSSARPFERKFESPKFNHNLLPNDTQQKPELQTKPQSTPPQPPVKPQSFPQPAEFDSGMDTFNRTTENQPKYQQNNVNAVPKAIPVSPGALDDDDEDEGHTVVATARGIFNSNGGVLSSIETGVSIIIPQGAIPEGVEQEIYFKVCRDNSILPPLDKEKGETLLSPLVMCGPHGLKFLKPVELRLPHCASMTPDGWSFALKSSDDSSGDPKSWQNKSLSGDPNYLVGANCVSVLIDHF encoded by the exons ATGGAGGAAACTGTAATATGGGAACAGCACACAGTGGCCCTTCACAGG GCTGCCGGGTTTGGATTTGGCATTGCAATTTCAGGAGGCAAAGATAACCCCCATTTTCAGAGTGGTGAAACCTCCATTGTAATATCAGATGTGCTGAAAGGAGGCCCAGCTGAGGGTCTGTTACA ggaaaatGATCGTGTTGTTATGGTCAATGCTGTTTCTATGGATAATGTAGAGCATGCCTATGCTGTTCAGCAGTTGCGGAAAAGTGGAAAGAATGCACAAATT ACAATCAGACGGAAAAAGAAGGTTCAAATTCCGGTGGCCAGGACGGAGCGCGAGACAGTGTCGGAGCATGAAGAGGACAGCTACGAGGATGAGGCGTATGATGAGACGAGTGCGAGAAGCGGCCCCAGTGCCTACAGCAGCAGCAAGAGGAGTGAGCGTAGCATGGCAGGGAGGAGGGATCGCAGTGCGAGCAGAGAGCGCAGCTTATCACCACGATCAGACAGGAGGTCTGTGGTTTCAAATCTACCACCGAAACCTGCAAAAGTCACGTTGGTGAAATCCAGAAAAAGTGAAG aaTATGGGTTACGCTTGGCAAGTCACATTTTTGTGAAAGACATCTCCCCAGAGAGCCTGGCAGCAAAAGATGGCAATATCCAAGAAGGAGATGTTGTATTGAAA ataaATGGCACTGTGACGGAAAACCTCTCCTTGACAGATGCTAAGAAACTAATAGAACGGTCAAAGGGTAAGCTAAAGATGGTGGTTCAAAGAGATGAGCGAGCGACTCTACTCAATATACCGGACCTGGATGACAGCATTCCTTCTGCTAATGCTTCAGATAGAGATG acatTTCAGAAATTCATTCACTGGCATCAGACCATTCCAACCGATCCCATGACCGATCGCGCCGCAGTCGCTCCCGATCTCCTGACAGGAGGTCAGAACCCTCAGACCATTCCAGACATTCTCCACAGCAAATCAGCAATGGCAG TCACAGGAGCCGGGATGAAGAGAGAATAGCCAAACCCGGGGCGATATCGACGCCTGTTAGAATTACAGAAGAAGCAGTAATATCTAAGATTGCGGAGCAGCCTGTGGCTAAAACCTTTGAGGAGAGATCAGAAAAACAGATCCCACCTCTGCCAG AGCCTAAGCCTGTGTATGCCCAGCCTGGTCAGCCAGATGTGGACCTTCCAGTAAGCCCTTCTGACGCCCCCATTCCCAGTGCAGCTCATGACGAGGGCATGCTCAG ACCGAGCATGAAGCTGGTGAAGTTTAAGAAGGGTGAGAGTGTGGGTTTGCGCCTCGCTGGTGGGAATGATGTTGGGATATTCGTAGCTGGGGTTTTGGAGGACAGCCCTGCTGCGAAAGAAGGCCTGGAAGAGGGAGATCAGATTCTCAGG gtaaaTAATGTTGACTTTGCAAATATAATTCGTGAAGAGGCAGTTCTGTTCCTCCTTGATCTTCCCAGAGGTGAAGAGGTCACCATTTTGGCTCAGAAGAAAAAAGATG TGTATCGCCGGATAGTGGAGTCAGATGTTGGGGATTCCTTCTACATCAGAACCCACTTTGAGTATGAAAAGGAATCCCCTTATGGACTGAGTTTCAACAAGGGAGAAGTGTTCCGTGTTGTGGACACTCTGTATAATGGGAAGCTAGGCTCATGGCTGGCAATTCGCATTGGCAAAAATCATAAAGAGGTGGAAAGAGGCATCATTCCTAACAAAAACAG agccGAACAGTTATCCAGTGTCCAGTACACTCTTCCCAAGACCGCAGGAGGTGACCGTGCAGATTTCTGGCGATTCCGTGGCCTTCGCAGCTCCAAGAGGAACCTTAGGAAAAGCAGAGAGGATCTCACAGCCCAGCCTGTTCAATCCAAGTACCCAGCTTATGAAAGAGTTGTGCTCAGAGAAG CTGGTTTTCTCCGACCTGTGGTTATCTTTGGCCCCATTGCTGATGTGGCTCGTGAAAAGCTGGGAAGAGAAGAGCCTGATTTGTTTGAGTTGGCAA ggagTGAGCCAAGAGATGCTGGGACTGACCAGCGCAACTCTGGCATTATTCGCCTCCATACAATCAAACAGATCATTGACAGA gaTAAACATGCTGTTTTGGACATTACCCCGAATGCAGTGGACCGATTGAATTATGCGCAGTGGTATCCAATTGTAGTGTTTCTGAACCCAGATAGCAAGCAGGGTGTGAAAAACATGAGGACAAGGCTGTGCTCAGAGTCAAGAAAAAGTGCCAGGAAGCTGTATGAGCGAGCCCTTAAGCTGAGAAAAAACAACCATCATCTCTTTACGT CCATCATCAATATGAATTCTATGAATGATGGATGGTATGGAGCACTGAAGGAGACAACTCAGCAACAGCAGAACCAACTAGTTTGGGTCTCTGAAGGCAGG GCGGATGGAGCTCCGGATGATGACCTTGATTTGCATGATGACCGCCTGTCCTACCTTTCTGCTCCAGGGAGCGAATACTCCATGTACAGCACTGACAGTAGACACACATCTGACTATGAAGACACAGACACTGAAGGGGGTGCCTACACTGACCAGGAACTCGATGAAACTCTTAATGATGAAGTTGGCCCACTTCCAGAATCTGCCATTACAAGGTCCTCTGAGCCTGTCTGTGAAGATCCACCAGTAATCCAAGATGCCCAGGCTTACCCGCCCTATCAGCCCCCGGTTCAGCCCGACCCACTCCCCAGAACAAACTCAACTGGGTTCAAAATACCAGCATCTCAGCAG AAAGCTGAGGCTGTTCCTGTCATCCCTAACCTTCCCCATCAACCTGAGCCTATTGCTGTTGTGTCAGCGCCCTCTGCTGTTGACAACACTGTATATGTAGCTGGTATGAATCATGAGGAGCGTGCTCCAGCCCCTCAAAGCACCTACAGCCCCCAGGCTGGCTCTCTTAGGAGGCCCACCCATGAACTAGCTCGATCAATGCTAAATGATCCGGAACAATCCAGATCACCTCTTGCAGAGCCACCAAAG cagatGTACAAGAAAGATCCTTATGGCGTGGATGAGCCTCTAAGACAGAACCATGGTATAAAAGAGCCAGTTGTGGCTCACCCAGTGAATAGATATGAACAAGAGCCACCTCCAAGCTATGCACCACAGCCTCAGTATCAGGATGAACAGCCATATAGAGATTATGATCAGCCACCATATAGATATGAGTCTACAGGTAACTTTATGGAACAGAAATCTCGCAGCTATGACTCACACCTGCAATACGAAACCCGTGTGCCCCCCTATGATGACCAGTGGTCACACTATGATGAAAACCCCTCCCAGACCTACCCAGCTCGAACTCCGTTTGAGAACCAGCATCCCCAGGACTATGATCCAAGGCTGCACTATGAAGAAAGCACAGAGCGTGAATACACCCTGCCACAGCCCCGCTACGAAGAGCCGTCCCCTCTGGGATACGACAACCGACCCCGCTATGAACAGCCAGCGAAGAGCTACGGCAAACCAGTACAGCCCCGGTATGAAGAACAGCTCCGCTACGAAGAACAGCCCCCTATCGGGTATGAAGCACGGCCTCGTTATGAACCCGAACCACATGCCTTTCCCCCTCCTGTTTCCAGGTCCCCTGAACCCAATCCGTACTATGACCCTCCAGTAAGGACCTATACACAAGGCCCTCAAAGGGGGTACAAACCAGGACAGTACGAGCCCCCGCTTAATGCAGATGCTGCTCTGCCACCACCTCCACAGCCACAAGCTAAACCAGAACCACCGATTGCCTCCACCAAACCACTGCCCCCAACCCCAGCGACGGAGCCGGAAGATGATCCTGCCATGAAGCGACAGTCCGTGCTCACCAGAGTAAAGATGTTTGAGAACAAGAGATCCGTGTCGGTGGACAGGGCCAAGGAGTCTGGTGACCCTGCTGCTGTCCGG TCTGCAGAAGTAGCCCCCAAGCCCGTTACTGGACCAACAACTGTTCCTAAGGCCAACTCTCTGAGTCGTCTAGACCAGGAAAAGCCACCATACAG GGCACCTGAGCCTCAAAAACCTCAAACCAAACCCCCTGAGGATATAGTCCGCTCAAACCACTATGATCCCGAAGAGGATGAGGAATATTATCGGAAGCAGCTCTCGTACTTTGATCGCAGAAGCTTTGATAGCAAACCAGCTCCTCAGCCAACTCAGCCAGCAAATCGCTTCCCTGATCCTGCCAAACCAGTCCAGCCTCAGACACAGTCCAACTACTCCAACTATTCTTCCAG ATTTCTTGGCTCTTACACTAACTATGACTACCTGAAAAGGAATCAGAAGTG GGGTAAACCAGCAGAATTGGAGCCTGTGGATAAAATCAGTGTTGTGGAAAAGAGATACGAGCCTGTGCCTCAGGTTACTCCTCCTCCATCCCAGTATGGACTGCCTTCACAGACTCTGTCAAACCCATCTGTACCTCCACCCGTACTCCCCAAACCCCCGCTGTCTGAAG TCAGCTCACTGCAATTGGACGTACGCAGTTCCCCCAAGTCCAAACCTGAACCACCCACTCTGCAGACTAAACCGACCACAGTAAAGCCTAACAACAGAGAGGACACTGTGCAGTCCAACTACCTTCAACAGAAGAGCTTCCCTGAAAAAGCCCCAGTTAACGGAACTGACCAGCCTCCGAAGCCAGTCACCTCCAGCTACAATCGATTCAACCCAAAACCGTACACCAGCTCAGCGAGGCCGTTTGAGAGAAAATTTGAGAGCCCAAAATTCAATCACAATCTTTTGCCCAATGATACGCAGCAAAAACCCGAACTCCAGACCAAGCCCCAGAGCACCCCACCTCAGCCTCCGGTGAAACCACAGAGTTTCCCACAGCCTGCTGAGTTTGACAGTGGAATGGATACCTTTAACAGAACGACAGAAAACCAGCCCAAATATCAACAAAACAATGTCAACGCCGTGCCCAAGGCTATCCCTGTAAG TCCTGGTGCGTTggacgatgatgatgaagatgaaggtcACACTGTAGTGGCAACGGCACGAGGAATCTTTAACAGCAATGGTGGAGTCCTGAGTTCCATTGAAACCGGTGTCAGTATCATCATCCCACAAGGAGCCATTCCTGAGGGAGTGGAACAGGAGATCTACTTTAAAGTATGCAGGGATAACAGCATCCTACCCCCCTTGGACAAAGAGAAAG GAGAGACGCTGCTCAGCCCGCTGGTGATGTGTGGACCTCATGGACTGAAGTTCCTGAAGCCTGTGGAGCTGCGCTTACCTCACTGTGCGTCTATGACCCCTGATGGTTGGTCTTTTGCTCTAAAATCCTCCGACGACTCGTCGG gtgATCCTAAGAGCTGGCAGAACAAATCCCTTTCTGGGGATCCTAACTATCTTGTCGGAGCAAACTGTGTGTCCGTTCTCATCGATCACTTTTGA
- the LOC117429450 gene encoding tight junction protein ZO-1 isoform X8 — translation MPGNKNCMITYTGLWCGIAEAVDKMKYQKYLTVLQMALGVTASNRNSLLPYKRRMWVTPSSDTSNAGASSGSQGKPSLRRIKGRIHRSKSLDSIELLDSNSGAMEETVIWEQHTVALHRAAGFGFGIAISGGKDNPHFQSGETSIVISDVLKGGPAEGLLQENDRVVMVNAVSMDNVEHAYAVQQLRKSGKNAQITIRRKKKVQIPVARTERETVSEHEEDSYEDEAYDETSARSGPSAYSSSKRSERSMAGRRDRSASRERSLSPRSDRRSVVSNLPPKPAKVTLVKSRKSEEYGLRLASHIFVKDISPESLAAKDGNIQEGDVVLKINGTVTENLSLTDAKKLIERSKGKLKMVVQRDERATLLNIPDLDDSIPSANASDRDDISEIHSLASDHSNRSHDRSRRSRSRSPDRRSEPSDHSRHSPQQISNGSHRSRDEERIAKPGAISTPVRITEEAVISKIAEQPVAKTFEERSEKQIPPLPEPKPVYAQPGQPDVDLPVSPSDAPIPSAAHDEGMLRPSMKLVKFKKGESVGLRLAGGNDVGIFVAGVLEDSPAAKEGLEEGDQILRVNNVDFANIIREEAVLFLLDLPRGEEVTILAQKKKDVYRRIVESDVGDSFYIRTHFEYEKESPYGLSFNKGEVFRVVDTLYNGKLGSWLAIRIGKNHKEVERGIIPNKNRAEQLSSVQYTLPKTAGGDRADFWRFRGLRSSKRNLRKSREDLTAQPVQSKYPAYERVVLREAGFLRPVVIFGPIADVAREKLGREEPDLFELARSEPRDAGTDQRNSGIIRLHTIKQIIDRDKHAVLDITPNAVDRLNYAQWYPIVVFLNPDSKQGVKNMRTRLCSESRKSARKLYERALKLRKNNHHLFTSIINMNSMNDGWYGALKETTQQQQNQLVWVSEGRADGAPDDDLDLHDDRLSYLSAPGSEYSMYSTDSRHTSDYEDTDTEGGAYTDQELDETLNDEVGPLPESAITRSSEPVCEDPPVIQDAQAYPPYQPPVQPDPLPRTNSTGFKIPASQQKAEAVPVIPNLPHQPEPIAVVSAPSAVDNTVYVAGMNHEERAPAPQSTYSPQAGSLRRPTHELARSMLNDPEQSRSPLAEPPKQMYKKDPYGVDEPLRQNHGIKEPVVAHPVNRYEQEPPPSYAPQPQYQDEQPYRDYDQPPYRYESTGNFMEQKSRSYDSHLQYETRVPPYDDQWSHYDENPSQTYPARTPFENQHPQDYDPRLHYEESTEREYTLPQPRYEEPSPLGYDNRPRYEQPAKSYGKPVQPRYEEQLRYEEQPPIGYEARPRYEPEPHAFPPPVSRSPEPNPYYDPPVRTYTQGPQRGYKPGQYEPPLNADAALPPPPQPQAKPEPPIASTKPLPPTPATEPEDDPAMKRQSVLTRVKMFENKRSVSVDRAKESGDPAAVRSAEVAPKPVTGPTTVPKANSLSRLDQEKPPYRAPEPQKPQTKPPEDIVRSNHYDPEEDEEYYRKQLSYFDRRSFDSKPAPQPTQPANRFPDPAKPVQPQTQSNYSNYSSRFLGSYTNYDYLKRNQKWGKPAELEPVDKISVVEKRYEPVPQVTPPPSQYGLPSQTLSNPSVPPPVLPKPPLSEVSSLQLDVRSSPKSKPEPPTLQTKPTTVKPNNREDTVQSNYLQQKSFPEKAPVNGTDQPPKPVTSSYNRFNPKPYTSSARPFERKFESPKFNHNLLPNDTQQKPELQTKPQSTPPQPPVKPQSFPQPAEFDSGMDTFNRTTENQPKYQQNNVNAVPKAIPVSPGALDDDDEDEGHTVVATARGIFNSNGGVLSSIETGVSIIIPQGAIPEGVEQEIYFKVCRDNSILPPLDKEKGETLLSPLVMCGPHGLKFLKPVELRLPHCASMTPDGWSFALKSSDDSSGDPKSWQNKSLSGDPNYLVGANCVSVLIDHF, via the exons AGTGGAGCTATGGAGGAAACTGTAATATGGGAACAGCACACAGTGGCCCTTCACAGG GCTGCCGGGTTTGGATTTGGCATTGCAATTTCAGGAGGCAAAGATAACCCCCATTTTCAGAGTGGTGAAACCTCCATTGTAATATCAGATGTGCTGAAAGGAGGCCCAGCTGAGGGTCTGTTACA ggaaaatGATCGTGTTGTTATGGTCAATGCTGTTTCTATGGATAATGTAGAGCATGCCTATGCTGTTCAGCAGTTGCGGAAAAGTGGAAAGAATGCACAAATT ACAATCAGACGGAAAAAGAAGGTTCAAATTCCGGTGGCCAGGACGGAGCGCGAGACAGTGTCGGAGCATGAAGAGGACAGCTACGAGGATGAGGCGTATGATGAGACGAGTGCGAGAAGCGGCCCCAGTGCCTACAGCAGCAGCAAGAGGAGTGAGCGTAGCATGGCAGGGAGGAGGGATCGCAGTGCGAGCAGAGAGCGCAGCTTATCACCACGATCAGACAGGAGGTCTGTGGTTTCAAATCTACCACCGAAACCTGCAAAAGTCACGTTGGTGAAATCCAGAAAAAGTGAAG aaTATGGGTTACGCTTGGCAAGTCACATTTTTGTGAAAGACATCTCCCCAGAGAGCCTGGCAGCAAAAGATGGCAATATCCAAGAAGGAGATGTTGTATTGAAA ataaATGGCACTGTGACGGAAAACCTCTCCTTGACAGATGCTAAGAAACTAATAGAACGGTCAAAGGGTAAGCTAAAGATGGTGGTTCAAAGAGATGAGCGAGCGACTCTACTCAATATACCGGACCTGGATGACAGCATTCCTTCTGCTAATGCTTCAGATAGAGATG acatTTCAGAAATTCATTCACTGGCATCAGACCATTCCAACCGATCCCATGACCGATCGCGCCGCAGTCGCTCCCGATCTCCTGACAGGAGGTCAGAACCCTCAGACCATTCCAGACATTCTCCACAGCAAATCAGCAATGGCAG TCACAGGAGCCGGGATGAAGAGAGAATAGCCAAACCCGGGGCGATATCGACGCCTGTTAGAATTACAGAAGAAGCAGTAATATCTAAGATTGCGGAGCAGCCTGTGGCTAAAACCTTTGAGGAGAGATCAGAAAAACAGATCCCACCTCTGCCAG AGCCTAAGCCTGTGTATGCCCAGCCTGGTCAGCCAGATGTGGACCTTCCAGTAAGCCCTTCTGACGCCCCCATTCCCAGTGCAGCTCATGACGAGGGCATGCTCAG ACCGAGCATGAAGCTGGTGAAGTTTAAGAAGGGTGAGAGTGTGGGTTTGCGCCTCGCTGGTGGGAATGATGTTGGGATATTCGTAGCTGGGGTTTTGGAGGACAGCCCTGCTGCGAAAGAAGGCCTGGAAGAGGGAGATCAGATTCTCAGG gtaaaTAATGTTGACTTTGCAAATATAATTCGTGAAGAGGCAGTTCTGTTCCTCCTTGATCTTCCCAGAGGTGAAGAGGTCACCATTTTGGCTCAGAAGAAAAAAGATG TGTATCGCCGGATAGTGGAGTCAGATGTTGGGGATTCCTTCTACATCAGAACCCACTTTGAGTATGAAAAGGAATCCCCTTATGGACTGAGTTTCAACAAGGGAGAAGTGTTCCGTGTTGTGGACACTCTGTATAATGGGAAGCTAGGCTCATGGCTGGCAATTCGCATTGGCAAAAATCATAAAGAGGTGGAAAGAGGCATCATTCCTAACAAAAACAG agccGAACAGTTATCCAGTGTCCAGTACACTCTTCCCAAGACCGCAGGAGGTGACCGTGCAGATTTCTGGCGATTCCGTGGCCTTCGCAGCTCCAAGAGGAACCTTAGGAAAAGCAGAGAGGATCTCACAGCCCAGCCTGTTCAATCCAAGTACCCAGCTTATGAAAGAGTTGTGCTCAGAGAAG CTGGTTTTCTCCGACCTGTGGTTATCTTTGGCCCCATTGCTGATGTGGCTCGTGAAAAGCTGGGAAGAGAAGAGCCTGATTTGTTTGAGTTGGCAA ggagTGAGCCAAGAGATGCTGGGACTGACCAGCGCAACTCTGGCATTATTCGCCTCCATACAATCAAACAGATCATTGACAGA gaTAAACATGCTGTTTTGGACATTACCCCGAATGCAGTGGACCGATTGAATTATGCGCAGTGGTATCCAATTGTAGTGTTTCTGAACCCAGATAGCAAGCAGGGTGTGAAAAACATGAGGACAAGGCTGTGCTCAGAGTCAAGAAAAAGTGCCAGGAAGCTGTATGAGCGAGCCCTTAAGCTGAGAAAAAACAACCATCATCTCTTTACGT CCATCATCAATATGAATTCTATGAATGATGGATGGTATGGAGCACTGAAGGAGACAACTCAGCAACAGCAGAACCAACTAGTTTGGGTCTCTGAAGGCAGG GCGGATGGAGCTCCGGATGATGACCTTGATTTGCATGATGACCGCCTGTCCTACCTTTCTGCTCCAGGGAGCGAATACTCCATGTACAGCACTGACAGTAGACACACATCTGACTATGAAGACACAGACACTGAAGGGGGTGCCTACACTGACCAGGAACTCGATGAAACTCTTAATGATGAAGTTGGCCCACTTCCAGAATCTGCCATTACAAGGTCCTCTGAGCCTGTCTGTGAAGATCCACCAGTAATCCAAGATGCCCAGGCTTACCCGCCCTATCAGCCCCCGGTTCAGCCCGACCCACTCCCCAGAACAAACTCAACTGGGTTCAAAATACCAGCATCTCAGCAG AAAGCTGAGGCTGTTCCTGTCATCCCTAACCTTCCCCATCAACCTGAGCCTATTGCTGTTGTGTCAGCGCCCTCTGCTGTTGACAACACTGTATATGTAGCTGGTATGAATCATGAGGAGCGTGCTCCAGCCCCTCAAAGCACCTACAGCCCCCAGGCTGGCTCTCTTAGGAGGCCCACCCATGAACTAGCTCGATCAATGCTAAATGATCCGGAACAATCCAGATCACCTCTTGCAGAGCCACCAAAG cagatGTACAAGAAAGATCCTTATGGCGTGGATGAGCCTCTAAGACAGAACCATGGTATAAAAGAGCCAGTTGTGGCTCACCCAGTGAATAGATATGAACAAGAGCCACCTCCAAGCTATGCACCACAGCCTCAGTATCAGGATGAACAGCCATATAGAGATTATGATCAGCCACCATATAGATATGAGTCTACAGGTAACTTTATGGAACAGAAATCTCGCAGCTATGACTCACACCTGCAATACGAAACCCGTGTGCCCCCCTATGATGACCAGTGGTCACACTATGATGAAAACCCCTCCCAGACCTACCCAGCTCGAACTCCGTTTGAGAACCAGCATCCCCAGGACTATGATCCAAGGCTGCACTATGAAGAAAGCACAGAGCGTGAATACACCCTGCCACAGCCCCGCTACGAAGAGCCGTCCCCTCTGGGATACGACAACCGACCCCGCTATGAACAGCCAGCGAAGAGCTACGGCAAACCAGTACAGCCCCGGTATGAAGAACAGCTCCGCTACGAAGAACAGCCCCCTATCGGGTATGAAGCACGGCCTCGTTATGAACCCGAACCACATGCCTTTCCCCCTCCTGTTTCCAGGTCCCCTGAACCCAATCCGTACTATGACCCTCCAGTAAGGACCTATACACAAGGCCCTCAAAGGGGGTACAAACCAGGACAGTACGAGCCCCCGCTTAATGCAGATGCTGCTCTGCCACCACCTCCACAGCCACAAGCTAAACCAGAACCACCGATTGCCTCCACCAAACCACTGCCCCCAACCCCAGCGACGGAGCCGGAAGATGATCCTGCCATGAAGCGACAGTCCGTGCTCACCAGAGTAAAGATGTTTGAGAACAAGAGATCCGTGTCGGTGGACAGGGCCAAGGAGTCTGGTGACCCTGCTGCTGTCCGG TCTGCAGAAGTAGCCCCCAAGCCCGTTACTGGACCAACAACTGTTCCTAAGGCCAACTCTCTGAGTCGTCTAGACCAGGAAAAGCCACCATACAG GGCACCTGAGCCTCAAAAACCTCAAACCAAACCCCCTGAGGATATAGTCCGCTCAAACCACTATGATCCCGAAGAGGATGAGGAATATTATCGGAAGCAGCTCTCGTACTTTGATCGCAGAAGCTTTGATAGCAAACCAGCTCCTCAGCCAACTCAGCCAGCAAATCGCTTCCCTGATCCTGCCAAACCAGTCCAGCCTCAGACACAGTCCAACTACTCCAACTATTCTTCCAG ATTTCTTGGCTCTTACACTAACTATGACTACCTGAAAAGGAATCAGAAGTG GGGTAAACCAGCAGAATTGGAGCCTGTGGATAAAATCAGTGTTGTGGAAAAGAGATACGAGCCTGTGCCTCAGGTTACTCCTCCTCCATCCCAGTATGGACTGCCTTCACAGACTCTGTCAAACCCATCTGTACCTCCACCCGTACTCCCCAAACCCCCGCTGTCTGAAG TCAGCTCACTGCAATTGGACGTACGCAGTTCCCCCAAGTCCAAACCTGAACCACCCACTCTGCAGACTAAACCGACCACAGTAAAGCCTAACAACAGAGAGGACACTGTGCAGTCCAACTACCTTCAACAGAAGAGCTTCCCTGAAAAAGCCCCAGTTAACGGAACTGACCAGCCTCCGAAGCCAGTCACCTCCAGCTACAATCGATTCAACCCAAAACCGTACACCAGCTCAGCGAGGCCGTTTGAGAGAAAATTTGAGAGCCCAAAATTCAATCACAATCTTTTGCCCAATGATACGCAGCAAAAACCCGAACTCCAGACCAAGCCCCAGAGCACCCCACCTCAGCCTCCGGTGAAACCACAGAGTTTCCCACAGCCTGCTGAGTTTGACAGTGGAATGGATACCTTTAACAGAACGACAGAAAACCAGCCCAAATATCAACAAAACAATGTCAACGCCGTGCCCAAGGCTATCCCTGTAAG TCCTGGTGCGTTggacgatgatgatgaagatgaaggtcACACTGTAGTGGCAACGGCACGAGGAATCTTTAACAGCAATGGTGGAGTCCTGAGTTCCATTGAAACCGGTGTCAGTATCATCATCCCACAAGGAGCCATTCCTGAGGGAGTGGAACAGGAGATCTACTTTAAAGTATGCAGGGATAACAGCATCCTACCCCCCTTGGACAAAGAGAAAG GAGAGACGCTGCTCAGCCCGCTGGTGATGTGTGGACCTCATGGACTGAAGTTCCTGAAGCCTGTGGAGCTGCGCTTACCTCACTGTGCGTCTATGACCCCTGATGGTTGGTCTTTTGCTCTAAAATCCTCCGACGACTCGTCGG gtgATCCTAAGAGCTGGCAGAACAAATCCCTTTCTGGGGATCCTAACTATCTTGTCGGAGCAAACTGTGTGTCCGTTCTCATCGATCACTTTTGA